The window TTCCTTCGGGGTGAGTGCGGTGAGGTGCTCGAGCAGCTTCTGCGGGTCGGTGGGCAGGGCTGCCAGCCAGCGGTAGGTGGGCCGGGTCAGGCCCTCGCGGGTGCCGTCGGTGTCCCCGAACTCGGCGTTGATGGGGAGGGTGTCCCCGTCCTCGCGGATGTAGCCGAGCTTCTTCAGTGGGCCGGGCTTCTGGGCGTACCAGATCTCCCGTTCCTTCAGCGGTCCCGTCACCAGCTTCCCGCTGGTGAGGTCGCTGTCCTGGACCTGGCTGCGCACGTACACGAACTGGTCGTCGCCGACCGGTCCGGCGTCGCTCTTCGCCGCCGCGTCCGAGATCCGGTTCAGCACCAGGGCGACCGGCTGGGCGTTCCCGGCGCGCGCCGAGGCGTTGCCGCCCGCCTCTACCGCCTCCGGTCCGGCGGACGGGTCGTCGCCCCGCGCGGTGTAGCCCGCGATCAGCGCACCGGCCAGGGCCAGCGCCGTGACCGGGGCCAGGAAGGACGGGCGCAGGAGGCCCGGGCGGGCGGGGCGGTCGGCACGGGCCGCGCCCTCCCGGGCCCGGTCCTTGCCTCGGTTCTCGGAGCGGTCGGCGTCATCGTCGATCAGGTTCATCAGGCGTTCCCTGTGGTGCTCGTGGCGGCCCGGCGGAAGGTCGAATCCGGTGGCGGGCGGCAGCAGCCGCGCCAGCTCGGCGCGCTCGTCCCGGCCGTCGTCGGTACCCGTCGTCGCGGTCATCGCGATCCCCCCTCGTTGGGCAGGGCGACGAATGCCGCCCTGCCTCCTACCTCTCCGCGACCGGCCCCGGGTTCCTGCCCGGTTTCCCGCCGCCCCTCCGAAAGCCGGTCCTCCGCGAGCCGTTCGCCTGCCAGCGAGCGCAGCCGGGCCCGGGCCCGGGAGAGCCGGGAGCGTACGGTGCCGACCGGGACGTCCAGCGCGGCCGCCGCCTGGGTGTAGTCCAGCCCGGCCCACACGCAGAGCGCGAGCACCTCGCGCTCGGGCTGCCGGAGCCGGTCGAGCACCTCGCGTACGGCCGCCAGCTCGCGCTGGTGGTCCAGGCGTTCGGCGGAGGTCTCGGCGAAGTCCTCGGTCTCCTTCGGCTTCGGCTGCCGGGCCAGGAACGCGAGGCGGCGGCCGACCCCGCGCCGGTGGTTGCGCGCCCTGTTGGTGGCGATACCGAGGAGCCAGGGGCCCAGCGGACCGCCCTCCGGATCGACCTGGTCGCGGGTGCGCCAGGCGACGAGGAAGGTCTCCGACATGACGTCCTCGGCGGCCGAGAGGTCGCCGGTGAGGCGGCAGGCGTGCTGGTAGACGGTCCTGGCGTAACGGTCGTAGAGATCCGCGAAGGCCTCCCGGTCGCCCGTGCGGATCCGTTCCCGTACGCCGGGGTCTGCCGATGCCCTCAGGTCGTCCGGGGCGGCCCGGTCGCCCGAGTCGCCCGGTGGTTGCGCCGGTCGTGCCGGCTGTTCGATGTGCTCCACGCCCTGTACCTCTCCGCGACCCGCACCGGGTTCCCGTGGCCCGCGTCACAGGGGCGGGGGCCGGGTCCCGCCCGGTGGACGATCCTGCCAACCACCGCTCCGGCCGCCGAAACGGGGGCAGCGTCGACCAGCGACGACCGACAGCGACCGCCCCTCCGGGCTTGATCGTCCGTGCCGCCCTGATCAGGGGGGCTCCGAGGTTCCCGTTTCCGTCCTGGGGTGGACGTCAGGCAAGATGGGGTGTATCTGCCCACACCTCTATTGCTGCCGGACGGTTTCTCTTGGCTGAGTTCATCTACACCATGCGCAAGACGCGCAAGGCGCACGGCGACAAGGTGATCCTCGATGACGTCACCCTGAACTTCCTGCCCGGCGCGAAGATCGGTGTCGTTGGCCCCAACGGTGCCGGTAAGTCCACGGTGCTGAAGATCATGGCGGGCCTGGAGCAGCCGTCCAACGGTGACGCGTTCCTGTCGCCCGGCTTCAGTGTCGGCATCCTCATGCAGGAGCCGCTGCTCGACGAGTCGAAGACCGTGCTGGAGAACGTCCAGGCCGGCGCCGCCGAGATCATGGGCAAGCTCACGCGCTTCAACGAGGTCGCCGAGCTCATGGCGACGGACTACTCGGACGCGCTGATGGAGGAGATGGGCAAGCTCCAGGAGGACCTGGACCACGCCAACGCGTGGGACCTGGACGCCCAGCTGGAGCAGGCCATGGACGCCCTGGGCTGCCCGCCCGGCGACTGGCCGGTCGTCAACCTCTCCGGTGGCGAGAAGCGCCGTGTCGCGCTCTGCAAGCTGCTGATCGAGGCCCCGGACCTGCTCCTGCTCGACGAGCCCACCAACCACCTCGACGCCGAGTCGGTGAACTGGCTGGAGCAGCACCTCTCGAAGTACGCGGGCGCCGTCGTCGCCGTCACGCACGACCGGTACTTCCTGAACAACGTCGCCGAGTGGATCCTCGAGCTGGACCGCGGTCGCGCGCTCCCGTACGAGGGCAACTACTCCACGTACCTCGACAAGAAGGCCACCCGCCTCAAGGTCGAGGGCCGCAAGGACGAGAAGCGCGCCAAGCGGCTCAAGGAAGAGCTGGAGTGGGTCCGCTCCAACGCCAAGGGCCGGCAGACCAAGTCCAAGGCACGTCTCGCCCGGTACGAGGAGATGGCGGCCGAGGCGGACAAGATGCGGAAGCTGGACTTCGAGGAGATCCAGATTCCGCCGGGCCCGCGGCTCGGTTCCATCGTCGTCGAGGTCAACAACCTCTCGAAGGCCTTCGGCGACAAGGTCCTCATCGACGACCTGTCGTTCACGCTGCCGCGCAACGGCATCGTCGGCGTCATCGGTCCGAACGGTGCGGGCAAGACCACCCTGTTCAAGATGATCCAGGGCCTGGAGACGCCGGACTCCGGCGCCATCAAGGTCGGCGAGACCGTCAAGATCTCCTACGTCGACCAGAGCCGCGCCAACATCGACCCCAAGAAGACCCTCTGGGCGGTCGT is drawn from Streptomyces sp. NBC_01717 and contains these coding sequences:
- the ettA gene encoding energy-dependent translational throttle protein EttA — encoded protein: MAEFIYTMRKTRKAHGDKVILDDVTLNFLPGAKIGVVGPNGAGKSTVLKIMAGLEQPSNGDAFLSPGFSVGILMQEPLLDESKTVLENVQAGAAEIMGKLTRFNEVAELMATDYSDALMEEMGKLQEDLDHANAWDLDAQLEQAMDALGCPPGDWPVVNLSGGEKRRVALCKLLIEAPDLLLLDEPTNHLDAESVNWLEQHLSKYAGAVVAVTHDRYFLNNVAEWILELDRGRALPYEGNYSTYLDKKATRLKVEGRKDEKRAKRLKEELEWVRSNAKGRQTKSKARLARYEEMAAEADKMRKLDFEEIQIPPGPRLGSIVVEVNNLSKAFGDKVLIDDLSFTLPRNGIVGVIGPNGAGKTTLFKMIQGLETPDSGAIKVGETVKISYVDQSRANIDPKKTLWAVVSDELDYINVGQVEMPSRAYVSAFGFKGPDQQKPAGVLSGGERNRLNLALTLKEGGNLLLLDEPTNDLDVETLSSLENALLEFPGAAVVISHDRWFLDRVATHILAYEGESKWYWFEGNFESYEKNKVERLGADAARPHRATYKKLTRG
- a CDS encoding CU044_5270 family protein, which gives rise to MTATTGTDDGRDERAELARLLPPATGFDLPPGRHEHHRERLMNLIDDDADRSENRGKDRAREGAARADRPARPGLLRPSFLAPVTALALAGALIAGYTARGDDPSAGPEAVEAGGNASARAGNAQPVALVLNRISDAAAKSDAGPVGDDQFVYVRSQVQDSDLTSGKLVTGPLKEREIWYAQKPGPLKKLGYIREDGDTLPINAEFGDTDGTREGLTRPTYRWLAALPTDPQKLLEHLTALTPKEEGQEHAQAVFEQIGYLIGETVLPPETAAALYKAAALIPGVTEAPDAVDALGRHGVGIAREDTRHATRSEWVFNPKGLSFLGSRTFLTKNTEIGKKGALLGADAVLKRSVVNKGGVRPQDQ
- a CDS encoding RNA polymerase sigma factor codes for the protein MEHIEQPARPAQPPGDSGDRAAPDDLRASADPGVRERIRTGDREAFADLYDRYARTVYQHACRLTGDLSAAEDVMSETFLVAWRTRDQVDPEGGPLGPWLLGIATNRARNHRRGVGRRLAFLARQPKPKETEDFAETSAERLDHQRELAAVREVLDRLRQPEREVLALCVWAGLDYTQAAAALDVPVGTVRSRLSRARARLRSLAGERLAEDRLSEGRRETGQEPGAGRGEVGGRAAFVALPNEGGSR